From Chryseobacterium sp. IHB B 17019, one genomic window encodes:
- the mraZ gene encoding division/cell wall cluster transcriptional repressor MraZ: MKSFIGTYECKIDDKGRLKVPSSLIKQMEDFDDKAFVVKRSVFQPCLEVYPMNAWDKMMGKINKLNRFIKKNADFIRMFTAGVKTVELDNAGRLQISKDLMHFANLQKDIVITSAGELFEIWDKEAYEKVISTNEIDFASLAEDVMGSFDEE, encoded by the coding sequence ATGAAAAGTTTCATTGGAACATACGAGTGTAAAATCGACGATAAAGGCCGATTGAAAGTTCCTTCCTCTTTGATCAAACAGATGGAAGACTTTGACGATAAGGCTTTTGTAGTCAAGAGATCCGTGTTCCAACCTTGCCTGGAGGTTTACCCCATGAATGCCTGGGATAAAATGATGGGCAAAATTAATAAACTAAACAGATTCATTAAAAAGAATGCTGATTTCATTAGAATGTTTACGGCAGGAGTAAAAACTGTAGAATTGGATAATGCGGGAAGATTGCAGATTTCAAAAGACCTGATGCATTTCGCAAATCTTCAGAAGGATATTGTGATCACAAGCGCAGGAGAATTATTTGAGATTTGGGATAAAGAAGCTTACGAGAAAGTAATTTCCACCAATGAAATAGATTTTGCCAGCCTTGCCGAAGATGTAATGGGCTCTTTCGATGAAGAATAA